The Streptomyces achromogenes genome window below encodes:
- a CDS encoding DNA-binding protein, translating into MARRRLSHEGTLVVDSEGLSKMLADDEQVVALVAEARSRGMEVVISALTIIEAVHARTNMPRLNWVLSGLRVVPVGDEEARTASKLLMDAGLHGHEYAIDAAVAEAALRQHRPVVMLTSDIDDMVKLCGDRVRLVAV; encoded by the coding sequence GTGGCCCGCCGCAGGCTGAGTCACGAGGGGACGCTGGTCGTCGACAGCGAAGGTCTTTCGAAGATGCTCGCCGATGACGAGCAGGTGGTGGCCCTAGTCGCCGAGGCGCGCTCGCGCGGTATGGAGGTCGTGATCAGCGCGCTAACCATCATCGAGGCCGTTCACGCTCGTACGAATATGCCCCGCCTGAACTGGGTGCTCTCCGGACTGCGTGTGGTGCCGGTGGGCGACGAGGAGGCGAGGACGGCTTCGAAGTTGCTGATGGATGCTGGTCTGCACGGGCATGAGTACGCGATTGATGCGGCGGTTGCCGAAGCCGCGCTGCGACAGCACCGCCCGGTGGTCATGTTGACCTCCGATATCGACGACATGGTCAAGCTGTGCGGCGATCGGGTCCGGCTCGTGGCGGTCTGA
- the brxD gene encoding BREX system ATP-binding protein BrxD — translation MSLSAPVSVARRREVIDALRRGTVPQAGLDLFAVGLGRFESALDDDLATVTRGGAAFHAIRGDYGSGKTFFARWLTERAKRAGLATAEVQISETETPLHRLETVYRRLTERLATATHQPSALRAVIDSWFYTLEEEVLDGEDLDEEDEAALSEAVTALMERRLSDVARTTPAFAAALRGYRRAVTEGDGATAEALIAWLGGQKSVAASARRSAGVRGDLDHFAALGFLQGLLTVLRDCGHPGLLLVLDEIETLQRVRGDVREKGLNALRQLLDEIDAGRFPGLFLVITGTPAFYDGQQGAQRLPPLAQRLATDFTTDPRFDSPRAVQLRLPGFDLPRLGELGRNVRDLYQAAATHPDRVAARVDDRYVDELATAVTGGLGGKVGVAPRVFLRKLVADVLDRVDEFEDFDPREHYAITIAEAELNSVERNAAAGDADDIALELP, via the coding sequence ATGTCGCTCTCCGCCCCGGTGAGCGTGGCCAGACGCCGCGAGGTCATCGACGCGCTGCGACGCGGCACCGTACCGCAGGCCGGCCTCGATCTGTTCGCCGTGGGGCTCGGCCGGTTCGAAAGCGCCCTCGACGACGACCTTGCCACGGTCACCCGCGGCGGTGCCGCCTTCCACGCGATCCGAGGCGACTACGGGTCCGGCAAGACTTTTTTCGCACGCTGGCTGACCGAGCGCGCCAAGCGGGCCGGCCTGGCCACCGCGGAAGTGCAGATCTCCGAGACGGAAACACCCCTGCACCGTCTGGAGACGGTCTACCGAAGGCTCACCGAACGCCTGGCCACCGCCACGCACCAACCCAGCGCACTGCGAGCGGTGATCGACTCCTGGTTCTACACGCTGGAGGAGGAGGTCCTCGACGGCGAGGACCTCGACGAGGAGGACGAGGCGGCGCTCTCCGAGGCCGTGACCGCACTGATGGAGCGACGGCTCTCCGATGTCGCGCGCACCACCCCCGCGTTCGCTGCGGCCCTGCGCGGCTACCGCCGAGCGGTCACGGAGGGGGACGGGGCCACCGCGGAAGCGCTGATCGCCTGGCTCGGCGGACAGAAGTCCGTCGCGGCGTCGGCACGCCGCTCGGCAGGAGTGCGCGGAGACCTCGACCACTTCGCAGCCCTAGGCTTTCTCCAGGGCCTGCTCACCGTGTTGCGGGACTGCGGCCACCCTGGTCTTCTCCTCGTACTCGACGAGATCGAGACGCTTCAGCGGGTCCGCGGCGATGTCCGGGAGAAGGGCCTCAACGCACTACGGCAACTCCTCGACGAGATCGACGCGGGCCGGTTCCCCGGGCTTTTTCTCGTCATCACCGGCACCCCTGCTTTCTACGACGGTCAACAGGGCGCGCAGCGGCTGCCTCCGCTGGCCCAGCGTCTGGCCACCGACTTCACCACCGACCCGCGCTTCGACTCGCCGCGCGCGGTGCAACTCCGCCTGCCGGGCTTCGACTTGCCCAGGCTCGGCGAACTCGGCCGGAACGTCCGCGACCTCTACCAGGCGGCAGCGACCCATCCCGACCGGGTGGCCGCACGCGTCGACGACCGTTACGTCGACGAGCTGGCCACAGCTGTGACCGGTGGACTCGGCGGCAAAGTCGGCGTCGCACCGCGCGTCTTCCTGCGTAAACTCGTCGCCGACGTCCTGGACAGGGTCGACGAGTTCGAGGACTTCGACCCGCGCGAGCACTATGCGATCACGATCGCGGAGGCCGAACTCAACAGCGTCGAGCGAAACGCCGCGGCCGGGGACGCCGACGACATCGCGCTGGAACTGCCATGA
- a CDS encoding TlpA family protein disulfide reductase → MSYAIAGLALLAAVTLVNALLTVAVSRRWRTMMAPAPAAAAPGPPALAVQEGDRAPAFTLHTPVGEVSASTLAGRPALICFLRPDCGPTRESLPGIQRWAEANAPSGGRLVAVISGQPAEAGPLLEAVGPLTELTAAEPPDGPVAGVFGVRHHPSFVLLDADGTVAGTGIGQGSLPALDLLTA, encoded by the coding sequence GTGAGCTACGCCATCGCCGGCCTCGCCCTTCTCGCCGCGGTCACCCTCGTCAACGCGCTCCTCACCGTCGCGGTCAGCAGACGCTGGCGGACCATGATGGCCCCCGCCCCGGCCGCCGCCGCCCCGGGGCCGCCGGCCCTCGCCGTCCAGGAAGGCGACCGCGCCCCCGCGTTCACGCTGCACACCCCCGTGGGCGAGGTCAGCGCGTCCACCCTGGCCGGGCGCCCCGCCCTCATCTGCTTCCTCCGCCCCGACTGCGGTCCCACCAGGGAAAGCCTCCCCGGGATCCAGCGGTGGGCCGAGGCGAACGCTCCGTCAGGCGGCCGGCTCGTGGCCGTCATCAGCGGACAGCCCGCCGAGGCCGGCCCGCTGCTCGAAGCGGTCGGCCCGCTCACCGAACTCACCGCCGCCGAACCGCCGGACGGTCCCGTCGCCGGCGTCTTCGGCGTCCGCCACCACCCCTCGTTCGTCCTTCTCGACGCCGACGGGACCGTCGCCGGGACGGGCATCGGCCAAGGCTCCCTGCCCGCGCTCGACCTCCTCACCGCATGA
- a CDS encoding MauE/DoxX family redox-associated membrane protein produces the protein MSDLLLVCRLTLICVLAVAGLAKLRDRRRFTAALGDLTRLPAAARPALAVLVPAAELLAAVLLAVPRTLTAGLAVAAALCAAFSVVAVTTMRRGSSAGCPCFGSRTTVPMGPWHVARNAVLTALALLGGVIALSHGTTAPLDAPALVLAVAVAGYLTTLAVFTDDLAFFFSARTGQR, from the coding sequence TTGTCCGACCTGCTGCTCGTCTGCCGCCTGACCCTGATCTGCGTGCTGGCCGTGGCCGGCCTCGCCAAGCTGCGCGACCGCCGCCGGTTCACCGCGGCACTCGGCGACCTCACCCGGCTGCCCGCCGCCGCCCGGCCGGCGCTCGCCGTCCTGGTGCCCGCGGCCGAGCTCCTGGCCGCCGTGCTCCTCGCCGTGCCCCGGACGCTCACCGCGGGGCTGGCCGTCGCCGCCGCTCTGTGCGCGGCGTTCAGCGTCGTCGCGGTCACCACCATGCGGCGTGGCAGCTCCGCCGGCTGCCCCTGTTTCGGCAGCAGGACCACCGTGCCGATGGGCCCCTGGCATGTCGCACGCAACGCCGTCCTGACGGCGCTCGCGCTCCTCGGCGGAGTCATCGCCCTCTCCCACGGCACCACCGCCCCCCTCGACGCCCCGGCACTCGTGCTCGCCGTCGCGGTCGCCGGCTACCTCACCACGCTCGCCGTCTTCACCGACGACCTCGCCTTCTTCTTCTCCGCCCGCACCGGCCAACGCTGA
- the pglZ gene encoding BREX-2 system phosphatase PglZ gives MAPSAPRVGRRTVEALLTAHKDSLRERSLVLIHGRYLPGAPTRFTTAVEDEPRRVQVRDESSVLGVTAAWHDHRDTAGPGDVLVVTTGVDDEQLGWDLRGQAILRRTLTVENAEVVTQRFGATGLDVRMYGMEWLLEALLEAEPSDTGWPRVGGLLTLDTALRVLAVQRLGLGSGEGGTGAGPQAQPPTLDTDTLLAWSRTPAGPLRFAELPVIERTELKKWLGDTAGPAAPVLLSLAEAGLSHDAMALGVLAAVLRDPAVAPDTALTIGSLFGQVMPRRAALSAFTDAVEGTLTRWIVQARTSPTTRRQVFAVLDRADQLAETAGLTETLTRSRFLPTGFAAQLGRTVAEARRSSTAGETALADLAGHGLAALYPDRVQVAEMAVRIARWLEQPEPAVSTVERGIRSQITDWGWADRALTLLWAGDPGGDLATGRELQGLYEQGRARRERLDEQFARHLAAWSAHATAHQPNGALVIENVLETAVRPLVGAGAPLVVVLDGMSCAVAIQLGEETEREGWREVVPRPADGQSAGRMAAVSMLPSVTRTSRASLLTGEAVQGGQSVEAAGFRDFWKRHRKEAALFHKADIGGETGHALAHELMGALASEAVVGVVLNTIDDALDKGQQGRGTTWGLDDITHLRDLLSAAKGYGRPVVLVADHGHVLERGSRSGSTEVPAAGAASPRWRTGGPAQDGEIEIRGDRVLEGGGSVVLPWREDIRYTGRKAGYHGGASLAEVTVPVLTLVAVAAQTPKGWDGLPRERSTPAWWSEPLPGTEPARAALPAAGSAGVAVETESRQDTTGTEARMSSSAVPRTAVGLGSEVVASEVYAAQKEYVRKAPEAKVVAAVIDALVAAGGTMSPAALAAAISATGRVRRNIEGFVATVQRLLNVEGYPVLGFVDAGHAVKLDVPLLMEQFLPRPKLKE, from the coding sequence ATGGCCCCTTCCGCGCCGCGGGTCGGGCGACGCACCGTCGAAGCGCTCCTGACCGCGCACAAGGACAGCCTGCGCGAACGCAGCCTGGTCCTGATCCACGGCCGTTACCTCCCAGGAGCGCCCACCCGGTTCACGACGGCCGTCGAGGATGAGCCCCGCCGCGTGCAAGTCCGGGACGAATCCTCCGTCCTCGGCGTGACAGCCGCCTGGCACGATCACCGGGACACGGCCGGACCGGGCGACGTCCTCGTGGTCACCACCGGGGTCGACGACGAGCAGCTCGGCTGGGACCTGCGCGGGCAGGCCATTCTTCGCCGCACGCTCACCGTCGAGAACGCGGAGGTCGTCACCCAGCGATTCGGCGCCACCGGCCTCGATGTCCGTATGTACGGCATGGAGTGGCTCCTCGAAGCGCTCCTGGAAGCCGAACCCTCCGACACCGGTTGGCCGCGCGTCGGGGGACTGCTCACCCTTGACACGGCACTGCGTGTCCTGGCCGTACAGCGGCTCGGCCTCGGCTCCGGCGAGGGCGGAACCGGGGCCGGTCCCCAGGCGCAGCCGCCCACGCTCGACACCGACACCCTGCTCGCCTGGTCGCGTACGCCGGCGGGCCCACTCCGCTTCGCCGAACTCCCCGTCATCGAACGCACCGAACTGAAGAAGTGGCTCGGCGACACGGCGGGCCCCGCGGCACCGGTGCTTCTCTCCCTCGCGGAAGCCGGACTCAGCCACGACGCCATGGCGCTCGGCGTCCTCGCGGCAGTCTTGAGGGACCCTGCTGTGGCTCCCGACACCGCCCTCACGATCGGCAGCCTCTTCGGGCAGGTTATGCCCCGCCGGGCAGCCCTCAGCGCCTTCACCGACGCAGTGGAAGGGACGCTGACCCGCTGGATCGTCCAAGCCAGGACCAGCCCGACCACCCGGCGACAGGTCTTCGCCGTACTGGACCGTGCCGACCAGCTGGCCGAAACAGCGGGCCTGACCGAGACCCTCACCAGGAGCCGGTTCCTGCCCACCGGATTCGCCGCGCAACTCGGCAGGACCGTCGCCGAAGCACGCCGTTCCTCCACGGCAGGAGAGACGGCGCTCGCCGACCTGGCAGGACACGGCCTTGCCGCGCTCTACCCGGACCGGGTGCAGGTGGCGGAGATGGCGGTGCGCATCGCCCGCTGGCTGGAACAGCCCGAACCGGCCGTGTCCACGGTGGAGCGCGGCATCCGCTCCCAGATCACCGACTGGGGCTGGGCCGACCGCGCGCTCACCCTCCTGTGGGCAGGGGACCCCGGCGGCGATCTGGCCACAGGTCGCGAACTGCAGGGCCTCTACGAGCAGGGCCGGGCGCGCAGAGAACGCCTCGACGAGCAGTTCGCCCGCCACCTCGCGGCCTGGTCCGCGCACGCTACGGCGCACCAGCCGAACGGCGCCCTGGTCATCGAGAACGTACTGGAGACGGCCGTACGTCCACTGGTCGGTGCGGGAGCGCCCCTGGTCGTCGTACTCGACGGGATGAGCTGCGCGGTCGCCATACAGCTCGGTGAGGAGACGGAGCGCGAAGGCTGGCGGGAGGTCGTGCCGCGCCCAGCCGACGGACAGTCGGCAGGCCGGATGGCCGCGGTATCCATGCTGCCCTCCGTCACCCGGACGAGCCGTGCCTCGCTTCTCACCGGAGAAGCAGTCCAGGGTGGGCAGTCCGTGGAGGCCGCAGGCTTCCGCGACTTCTGGAAGCGGCACCGCAAGGAAGCCGCCCTCTTCCACAAGGCGGACATCGGTGGCGAGACGGGCCACGCTCTTGCCCACGAGCTCATGGGTGCACTCGCTTCCGAGGCGGTCGTCGGCGTGGTCCTGAACACCATCGACGACGCGCTCGACAAGGGACAACAGGGACGCGGAACGACCTGGGGCCTCGACGACATCACCCACCTGCGGGACCTGCTGTCAGCGGCCAAGGGCTACGGGCGCCCGGTCGTGCTGGTCGCCGACCATGGCCACGTCCTGGAGCGGGGCAGCCGCAGCGGCAGCACGGAGGTGCCCGCAGCCGGAGCGGCCTCGCCGCGATGGCGGACCGGCGGACCGGCCCAGGACGGAGAGATCGAGATCCGGGGAGACCGGGTCCTCGAAGGAGGCGGCAGTGTCGTCCTGCCATGGCGTGAGGACATCCGGTACACCGGACGCAAGGCCGGCTACCACGGAGGCGCGTCTCTCGCGGAGGTGACCGTCCCCGTGCTCACCCTTGTCGCCGTCGCCGCACAGACGCCCAAGGGCTGGGACGGGCTGCCGCGGGAGCGGTCGACCCCCGCATGGTGGAGCGAACCCCTGCCGGGAACCGAGCCCGCACGGGCGGCCCTTCCCGCAGCCGGGAGCGCGGGAGTCGCGGTGGAGACAGAGTCGCGTCAGGACACGACCGGCACCGAGGCCCGCATGAGTTCTTCGGCCGTCCCCCGAACCGCCGTCGGCCTGGGCAGCGAGGTGGTGGCGAGTGAGGTCTATGCAGCGCAGAAGGAATATGTCCGCAAAGCGCCGGAGGCGAAGGTCGTCGCCGCGGTCATCGACGCTCTCGTCGCCGCAGGCGGCACCATGTCTCCGGCGGCGCTCGCGGCGGCGATCTCCGCGACCGGACGTGTCCGGCGCAACATCGAGGGTTTCGTCGCAACCGTTCAGCGATTGCTGAACGTCGAGGGCTATCCCGTCCTCGGATTCGTCGACGCCGGACACGCGGTGAAACTCGATGTCCCGCTGCTGATGGAGCAGTTCCTGCCGCGCCCGAAGCTGAAGGAGTAA
- a CDS encoding DNA-directed RNA polymerase subunit alpha yields MLIAQRPSLTEEVVDEFRSRFVIEPLEPGFGYTLGNSLRRTLLSSIPGAAVTGIRIDGVLHEFTTVPGVKEDVTDLILNIKQLVVSSEQDEPVVMYLRKQGPGLVTAADIAPPAGVEVHNPDLVLATLNGKGKLEMELTVERGRGYVSAVQNKQVGQEIGRIPVDSIYSPVLKVTYKVEATRVEQRTDFDKLIVDVETKQAMRPRDAMASAGKTLVELFGLARELNIDAEGIDMGPSPTDAALAADLALPIEELELTVRSYNCLKREGVHSVGELLARSEADLMDIRNFGAKSIDEVKAKLAGLGLGLKDSPPGFDPTAAADAFGAGNDSDAGFVETEQY; encoded by the coding sequence GTGCTGATTGCTCAGCGTCCGTCCCTGACCGAAGAGGTCGTCGACGAGTTCCGCTCCCGGTTCGTGATCGAGCCGCTGGAGCCGGGCTTCGGCTACACCCTCGGCAACTCCCTCCGTCGGACCCTCCTGTCGTCGATCCCCGGTGCGGCGGTCACCGGCATCCGCATCGACGGCGTCCTGCACGAGTTCACCACCGTGCCGGGCGTCAAGGAGGACGTCACCGACCTGATCCTCAACATCAAGCAGCTGGTCGTGAGCAGTGAGCAGGACGAGCCCGTGGTGATGTACCTGCGCAAGCAGGGCCCGGGCCTGGTCACCGCCGCCGACATCGCGCCTCCGGCCGGTGTCGAGGTGCACAACCCCGACCTCGTCCTCGCCACGCTCAACGGCAAGGGCAAGCTGGAGATGGAGCTGACCGTCGAGCGCGGTCGCGGCTACGTCTCCGCCGTGCAGAACAAGCAGGTGGGCCAGGAGATCGGCCGTATCCCGGTCGACTCGATCTACTCGCCGGTCCTCAAGGTCACGTACAAGGTCGAGGCCACGCGTGTCGAGCAGCGCACCGACTTCGACAAGCTGATCGTCGACGTCGAGACCAAGCAGGCGATGCGTCCCCGTGACGCCATGGCCTCCGCGGGCAAGACGCTGGTCGAGCTGTTCGGTCTCGCCCGCGAGCTGAACATCGACGCCGAGGGCATCGACATGGGCCCGTCCCCGACGGACGCCGCCCTCGCCGCCGACCTCGCGCTGCCGATCGAGGAGCTCGAGCTCACCGTCCGGTCGTACAACTGCCTCAAGCGCGAGGGCGTCCACTCCGTGGGCGAGCTCCTGGCACGCTCCGAGGCCGACCTCATGGACATCCGCAACTTCGGCGCGAAGTCCATCGACGAGGTCAAGGCGAAGCTGGCCGGCCTGGGCCTCGGCCTGAAGGACAGCCCGCCCGGATTCGACCCGACCGCCGCCGCCGACGCCTTCGGCGCGGGCAACGACTCGGACGCCGGATTCGTGGAGACAGAGCAGTACTGA
- a CDS encoding AfsR/SARP family transcriptional regulator: MLGRVEWTVDGHPRTIGRRRERLLLGLLLLEMGRPLPMDRLIDLLSDEDERPRSRADLYVNVCRLRASLRRGGADGSVRLVRSGSTYMLTGDPQLVDLHRFTQLVDRAQRGTEPQEVSRLASAALAEWRGAVLEDVASERTRRGVAAAFDELLISAQLLRVAAEFKLRNYSSLAAELARLTAEHPEHEMLLAFRAATLYECGRRADALRVLSSARARMTARLGLDLSRELQDLRGAILRDDPVDRHIFRCGALGAA; encoded by the coding sequence GTGCTCGGCAGAGTTGAATGGACCGTCGACGGACACCCCAGGACCATCGGGCGCCGCCGCGAACGTCTGCTGCTGGGCTTGCTCCTGCTGGAGATGGGCCGGCCGCTGCCGATGGACCGGCTGATCGATCTGCTGTCGGACGAGGACGAACGACCGAGGTCCCGGGCCGACCTGTATGTGAACGTCTGCCGACTGCGGGCGAGCCTTCGCCGCGGCGGGGCCGACGGGTCGGTGCGGCTGGTGCGGAGCGGTTCGACGTACATGCTGACCGGCGATCCGCAGCTGGTGGACCTGCACCGCTTCACCCAGCTGGTCGACCGGGCCCAGCGGGGCACCGAGCCCCAGGAGGTGTCACGGCTCGCCTCGGCCGCCCTGGCCGAGTGGCGGGGGGCGGTACTGGAGGACGTCGCCTCCGAGCGGACCCGCCGAGGTGTCGCCGCCGCCTTCGACGAGCTGCTGATCTCGGCGCAACTGCTGCGTGTCGCGGCGGAGTTCAAGCTGCGCAACTACTCGTCGCTCGCCGCGGAGCTCGCGCGGCTCACCGCGGAGCATCCCGAGCACGAGATGCTCCTGGCCTTCCGTGCCGCCACGCTCTACGAATGCGGCCGCCGCGCGGACGCGTTGCGTGTGCTGTCCTCGGCGCGGGCCCGCATGACGGCGCGGCTGGGGCTGGACCTGAGCCGCGAGCTACAGGATCTGCGCGGGGCGATCCTGCGGGACGATCCCGTGGACCGCCACATCTTCCGCTGCGGCGCCCTCGGCGCCGCCTGA
- a CDS encoding redoxin domain-containing protein — MPYVIAGLVLVGAVAVLNLVLLMVVLRRWQELEAVRRRADFAAQGPQPGDGLPDFTATALSGRTLTQDDFRSGELLLGVFSHDCPSCTDALPDFAARADRARAAGGRVLALVIGAEAGESSLTARLVGPADEVVPGPEAAPLFGALRVPAFPTILSYRDGVVAAPSAADREPVPAAS; from the coding sequence GTGCCATACGTCATAGCCGGTCTGGTGCTCGTCGGAGCCGTCGCCGTGCTGAACCTCGTCCTGCTCATGGTCGTCCTGCGCCGCTGGCAGGAGCTCGAAGCCGTACGCCGACGCGCCGACTTCGCGGCCCAGGGGCCCCAACCCGGGGACGGGCTACCGGACTTCACCGCCACCGCGCTCAGCGGGCGGACGCTGACCCAGGACGACTTCCGCTCCGGGGAACTGCTGCTGGGCGTCTTCTCCCACGACTGCCCGTCCTGCACCGACGCCCTCCCCGACTTCGCCGCACGGGCCGACCGGGCACGGGCGGCGGGCGGCCGGGTCCTGGCCCTGGTGATCGGCGCCGAGGCCGGCGAGAGCAGCCTGACCGCCCGACTCGTCGGGCCGGCGGACGAGGTGGTGCCCGGGCCCGAGGCGGCACCGTTGTTCGGCGCCCTGCGGGTCCCCGCCTTCCCCACGATTCTCAGCTACCGGGACGGCGTCGTCGCCGCCCCCTCCGCCGCCGACCGCGAACCGGTACCGGCGGCCTCCTGA
- a CDS encoding DEAD/DEAH box helicase, producing the protein MSAVGELEPALVHHIVNTLGWKGLRPLQEAAVEPLSRGEDALLLAPTAGGKTEAACFPLLSRMHRSRWSGTSVLYLCPLKALLNNLLPRVETYTSWLGRGAALWHGDTTSGTRRHILAGRPDVLLTTPESLEAMLVSVNVDHASFFSGLRAVVVDEVHAFAGDDRGWHLLAVLERLQRVVGRPLQRVGLSATVGNPGELLTWLQGSGAGSRPGQVVAPHLDAPTGAASGATPGSVPPGDIQLDFVGSLENAATVISTLHRGEKRLVFCESRRLVEELGSALRARGVTTFLSHASLSLDERRRAEAAFAEARDCVIVSTSTLELGIDVGDLDRVVQIDAPASVASFLQRIGRTGRRPGSSRNCLFLTLDRAGLLSAAGLLLQWSRGWVEPVVAPPEPRHIVAQQLLALCLQEGGVGNNLWHEEWNGLGPFGPSAQPIVKHLVAEGYLDQDDGLLFIGPEAERRFGHRHFMNLTAVFTAPPQFTVLQGRTEIGRTDPSLLTEQIAGPRRLLLAGRNWQVTYIDWKRKRCFVEPVDGGGKAKWSGAGFGQGASFRLVRAVREVLLGTDPPVNLTRRAQGCLEETREHFMEQVHPGGTLIVREQGRADQLRWWTWAGHRANATLAATLGGVAVPGQRLNDHWVRLRDDLTPTDWRLVRQDVTERLALPDIDEKAVRGLKFGDALPPRLAEATLAIRLADLESAAAVLSEQVRFTGGGV; encoded by the coding sequence ATGAGCGCGGTCGGTGAACTGGAACCGGCGCTCGTCCACCACATCGTCAACACCCTTGGCTGGAAAGGCCTGCGCCCACTCCAGGAAGCAGCGGTGGAGCCGCTGTCCCGGGGCGAGGACGCCCTCCTCCTCGCCCCTACCGCCGGCGGGAAGACCGAAGCGGCGTGCTTCCCACTGCTGTCCCGGATGCACCGCTCCCGGTGGTCCGGCACGTCGGTGCTGTACCTCTGCCCCCTCAAGGCGCTGTTGAACAACCTGCTGCCCAGAGTCGAGACGTACACCTCCTGGCTCGGACGCGGTGCCGCACTCTGGCACGGCGACACCACCTCCGGAACCCGCAGGCACATCCTGGCGGGTCGGCCGGACGTCCTGCTCACCACCCCTGAGTCGCTGGAAGCGATGCTGGTGAGCGTCAATGTCGATCATGCGTCGTTCTTCTCGGGGCTCCGAGCAGTAGTGGTCGACGAAGTGCACGCCTTCGCCGGCGACGACAGGGGCTGGCACCTGCTGGCCGTACTGGAGCGACTGCAGCGCGTGGTGGGACGCCCACTCCAGCGTGTCGGACTCTCGGCGACGGTCGGCAACCCCGGCGAACTCCTCACCTGGCTCCAGGGATCGGGGGCGGGCTCACGCCCCGGACAGGTCGTCGCCCCGCACCTGGACGCGCCGACGGGCGCAGCGAGTGGTGCAACCCCTGGGTCCGTACCGCCCGGGGACATCCAGCTCGACTTTGTGGGATCGCTCGAGAACGCGGCGACCGTCATCAGCACCTTGCACCGCGGCGAAAAACGCCTGGTCTTCTGCGAGTCACGGCGCCTGGTCGAAGAACTGGGATCAGCGCTACGAGCACGAGGAGTGACCACGTTCCTCTCTCACGCATCGCTCTCGCTCGACGAACGCAGGCGGGCGGAAGCGGCTTTCGCCGAAGCGCGGGACTGCGTGATCGTGTCGACCAGTACGCTCGAACTCGGCATCGATGTCGGTGACCTGGACCGGGTCGTCCAGATCGATGCCCCGGCCTCGGTCGCGTCCTTCCTGCAACGGATCGGCCGTACCGGACGTCGCCCCGGGAGCTCACGGAACTGTCTCTTCCTCACCCTCGACCGCGCCGGCCTGCTGAGTGCGGCAGGGCTCCTGTTGCAGTGGTCGCGAGGCTGGGTCGAGCCGGTGGTCGCACCTCCCGAGCCGCGGCACATCGTGGCTCAGCAATTGCTCGCCCTCTGCCTCCAGGAGGGCGGCGTCGGAAACAATCTGTGGCATGAAGAGTGGAACGGCCTCGGGCCGTTCGGCCCGTCCGCGCAGCCGATCGTCAAACACCTGGTGGCAGAGGGGTATCTCGATCAAGACGACGGGCTGCTCTTCATCGGCCCGGAGGCCGAACGCCGCTTCGGGCACCGGCATTTCATGAACCTCACCGCGGTATTCACCGCCCCGCCTCAGTTCACCGTCCTGCAAGGCCGGACCGAGATCGGCCGTACCGACCCCAGCCTGCTCACCGAACAGATCGCCGGCCCCCGTCGGCTCCTGCTTGCCGGGCGGAACTGGCAGGTCACCTATATCGACTGGAAACGGAAGCGGTGTTTCGTCGAGCCGGTCGACGGGGGTGGCAAAGCTAAGTGGAGCGGGGCTGGGTTCGGCCAGGGTGCGTCCTTCCGGCTCGTCCGCGCGGTGCGTGAAGTACTCCTCGGCACCGACCCCCCGGTGAATCTGACCCGGAGAGCTCAGGGCTGCCTGGAGGAAACACGGGAGCACTTCATGGAACAAGTGCATCCAGGAGGAACTCTGATCGTGCGGGAACAAGGAAGAGCAGACCAGCTGCGCTGGTGGACATGGGCCGGACACAGGGCGAATGCCACTCTGGCCGCCACCCTCGGTGGCGTCGCGGTGCCAGGACAGCGTCTCAATGATCACTGGGTGCGCCTACGGGACGACCTCACTCCGACGGATTGGAGACTGGTCCGACAGGATGTGACGGAGCGCCTGGCCTTGCCGGATATCGACGAGAAGGCTGTCCGCGGTCTGAAATTCGGGGATGCCCTCCCCCCGCGACTGGCCGAGGCGACACTGGCGATCAGACTCGCAGACCTCGAATCTGCGGCTGCTGTGCTGTCCGAGCAGGTGCGCTTCACCGGAGGGGGCGTCTGA